One genomic window of Anaerofustis stercorihominis DSM 17244 includes the following:
- the recA gene encoding recombinase RecA — protein MNPDKEKALELAMRNIESNFGKGAVMKLGDKPAVTIDAISTSSISLDAALGVGGLPRGRIIEVYGPESSGKTTVALHVVAEAQKAGGVAAFIDAEHALDPIYAEALGVNIDELIVSQPDTGEQALEITEALVRSAAVDVVVVDSVAALVPKAEIEGDMGDSHVGLQARLMSQALRKLAGAINKSNTTAVFINQLREKVGIMFGNPEVTPGGRALKFYSSVRLEVRRIDSIKNGQEIIGNRTKVKVVKNKVAPPFKIAEFDIMYGKGISREGDIVDMAAKYGIIKKAGAWYSYNDEKIGQGRDKAKQFLADNPEIAEHIEKLVLDEVLGRNKEEEPESADTVKAEE, from the coding sequence ATGAATCCAGATAAAGAAAAAGCCTTAGAGCTTGCAATGAGAAATATAGAAAGCAACTTTGGAAAAGGTGCGGTAATGAAATTAGGCGATAAACCTGCGGTTACCATAGATGCTATTTCAACATCATCTATTTCCCTTGATGCGGCCCTTGGTGTGGGAGGACTTCCAAGAGGAAGGATAATCGAAGTATACGGTCCCGAATCTTCAGGTAAGACAACCGTTGCCTTACATGTTGTAGCGGAAGCACAAAAGGCGGGAGGGGTCGCTGCATTCATTGATGCGGAACATGCTCTTGATCCTATTTATGCGGAAGCTTTGGGTGTTAATATAGACGAACTAATCGTATCTCAGCCGGATACGGGAGAACAGGCTTTGGAAATCACTGAAGCTCTTGTAAGGAGTGCTGCTGTAGATGTAGTGGTTGTGGACTCTGTAGCTGCCCTTGTTCCAAAAGCGGAAATAGAAGGTGATATGGGGGATAGTCATGTAGGTTTACAGGCAAGACTCATGTCTCAGGCTCTTAGAAAATTAGCCGGTGCGATAAATAAATCAAATACCACGGCAGTTTTTATAAATCAGCTTAGAGAAAAAGTTGGTATCATGTTTGGTAATCCGGAAGTTACTCCGGGAGGTAGAGCATTAAAGTTCTATTCCTCTGTAAGACTCGAAGTAAGAAGGATAGATTCTATTAAAAACGGTCAGGAAATAATAGGTAACAGGACGAAAGTCAAAGTAGTTAAAAATAAAGTAGCTCCTCCTTTTAAAATCGCTGAATTTGATATAATGTACGGTAAAGGTATTTCCAGAGAAGGCGATATAGTGGATATGGCGGCTAAGTACGGAATAATCAAAAAAGCCGGTGCTTGGTATTCCTATAATGATGAGAAAATAGGACAAGGAAGAGATAAAGCAAAACAATTCCTTGCAGATAATCCGGAAATTGCAGAACATATAGAAAAGTTGGTATTGGATGAAGTTTTGGGCAGGAATAAAGAAGAAGAGCCTGAATCTGCCGATACCGTAAAAGCCGAAGAATAA
- the trxA gene encoding thioredoxin, which produces MSVIDLTNKTFKEEINDNRLVIVDFWAPWCGPCSAFSPVIDEVSEERNDIKVCKVNVDDERMLAMKNKVMSIPTLLMYKDGKQVKRTQGAMTKQELLEVIDQVQ; this is translated from the coding sequence ATGAGTGTAATAGATTTAACAAATAAGACTTTCAAGGAAGAGATAAATGATAATAGATTGGTGATAGTAGATTTTTGGGCTCCTTGGTGCGGACCATGCAGTGCTTTTTCTCCGGTAATAGATGAAGTGTCAGAAGAAAGAAATGATATAAAAGTATGCAAGGTCAATGTAGATGATGAAAGGATGCTTGCTATGAAGAATAAGGTAATGTCAATACCTACACTTTTGATGTATAAAGACGGCAAACAAGTGAAAAGAACTCAAGGTGCCATGACAAAACAAGAGCTTTTAGAAGTTATCGACCAAGTACAATAA
- the uvrA gene encoding excinuclease ABC subunit UvrA: MTDKIVIRGARENNLKNIDLTIPRDKLIVFTGLSGSGKSSLAFDTIYAEGQRRYVESLSAYARMFLGQTNKPDVDNIEGLSPSISIDQKTTNRNPRSTVGTVTEIYDYFRLLFARIGTPYCPKCGKKIESQSIDTIIDDILSMEEGTKIQILAPVIRGEKGTHKNFLTHLKKEGYLRVFIDGGLYDLDDEIKLPKNKKHDISVVIDRLKVRDKIKSRLNDSVETALNLSEGLVICKTDDEEKLYSEKFACMDCGIAMDKPEPRSFSFNSPFGMCMECNGIGYHQTIDPDLVIPDKSISINEGALSNFVSSDDSTYYSVIVKTLVEKYNFSMDKPLEEASDEFMDALLYGDKDKIKIGFNSHFGGYKEREIVFEGIVNNLERRYFESSSEYVKAKFSKFLSNITCSACKGKRLNDNSLSVKINGINIIELTEMSIRDCKKFIDNLVLNENEAKIAELVLREIKSRLGFLNDVGLSYLTLDRAASTLSGGESQRIRLATQIGSKLTGVLYVLDEPSIGLHQRDNEMLLNTLRELTDIGNTVIVVEHDEDTMREADHIVDIGPGAGIHGGEVIANGPLEEIIDNKNSITADYLSGRKKIDVPKERQKGNGQYLEIIGARENNLKNIDVKFELGNMTCVTGVSGSGKSTLINEILFKALRKKLLGSVEKSGKHKEIKGWENLDKIIDIDQSPIGRTPRSNPATYTGMFDLIRDVFASTNEAKMRGYKKGRFSFNVKGGRCEHCKGDGIIKIEMHFLPDVYVPCEVCKGHRYNDETLQIKYKGKNISEVLDMSVEEALTFFENIPSIKSKVQTLYDVGLGYIKLGQPSTTLSGGEAQRIKLATYLSKRQTGKTLYILDEPTTGLHMEDVKKLLEVLYRLREGGNTILIIEHNLDVIKCADYLIDLGPEGGDGGGTVIATGTPEEVAKVKESYTGQFLKKIL, encoded by the coding sequence ATGACAGACAAAATTGTTATAAGAGGCGCTAGAGAAAACAATCTTAAAAATATAGATTTAACCATACCGAGAGATAAGCTGATAGTTTTTACCGGACTTTCCGGTTCGGGGAAATCATCTCTTGCTTTTGATACAATATATGCCGAAGGACAGAGAAGATATGTTGAAAGCCTTTCCGCATATGCAAGAATGTTCCTCGGTCAAACAAATAAACCTGACGTTGATAATATTGAGGGACTCAGTCCGTCTATTTCCATAGATCAAAAAACCACAAACCGTAATCCTCGTTCTACCGTAGGAACGGTAACCGAAATATATGATTACTTCAGACTTTTATTTGCGAGAATAGGGACGCCTTATTGTCCTAAATGCGGTAAGAAAATAGAGAGTCAAAGTATAGATACTATAATAGACGATATTCTATCTATGGAAGAAGGGACTAAGATACAAATATTGGCTCCCGTTATAAGAGGGGAAAAGGGAACTCATAAAAACTTTCTTACTCATCTTAAAAAAGAAGGTTATCTCAGAGTATTTATAGACGGAGGGCTTTATGACCTTGATGATGAAATAAAACTTCCCAAGAATAAAAAACATGATATAAGCGTTGTAATAGACAGACTCAAAGTTAGAGATAAGATAAAATCGAGACTTAACGATTCTGTGGAAACCGCTCTTAATTTGAGCGAGGGGCTTGTTATATGTAAAACCGATGACGAGGAAAAATTATATTCTGAGAAATTTGCCTGCATGGACTGCGGTATCGCAATGGATAAACCTGAACCGAGAAGTTTTTCATTCAACTCACCTTTTGGTATGTGTATGGAATGTAACGGTATCGGATATCATCAAACAATAGACCCGGACCTTGTTATTCCCGATAAAAGTATTTCTATAAATGAAGGGGCATTATCCAATTTTGTAAGCAGTGACGATAGCACTTACTATTCAGTGATTGTCAAAACTTTGGTAGAGAAATATAATTTCTCCATGGATAAACCTTTGGAAGAAGCGAGCGATGAATTTATGGATGCACTTCTTTACGGAGATAAAGATAAAATCAAAATCGGATTTAATTCTCACTTCGGAGGATACAAGGAAAGAGAAATAGTTTTTGAAGGAATAGTAAATAATTTAGAAAGAAGATACTTTGAAAGCAGCAGTGAATATGTAAAGGCTAAATTCTCAAAATTTTTGTCTAATATCACTTGCAGTGCCTGTAAAGGAAAGAGGCTAAACGATAATTCCCTAAGCGTCAAAATAAATGGGATTAACATTATCGAACTCACAGAAATGTCAATAAGAGACTGTAAAAAATTTATAGATAATTTGGTCCTTAACGAAAATGAAGCTAAAATAGCGGAACTTGTGCTCAGAGAAATAAAATCCAGACTTGGATTTTTAAATGATGTTGGACTAAGTTATCTTACTTTGGACAGAGCAGCCTCTACTTTGTCAGGAGGAGAAAGCCAAAGAATAAGGCTTGCTACTCAAATAGGTTCAAAGCTTACAGGTGTATTATATGTTCTTGATGAACCGAGTATAGGGCTGCATCAAAGAGACAATGAAATGCTTTTAAATACTTTAAGAGAGCTTACCGATATAGGTAATACCGTTATCGTCGTAGAGCACGATGAAGATACGATGAGAGAAGCGGATCATATAGTTGATATCGGTCCCGGAGCGGGGATTCACGGCGGAGAAGTAATAGCTAACGGTCCTTTAGAAGAAATAATAGATAACAAAAATTCTATAACTGCGGATTATTTGTCAGGCAGGAAAAAGATAGATGTTCCAAAAGAAAGACAAAAAGGCAACGGACAGTATCTTGAAATTATCGGTGCCAGAGAAAATAATTTAAAGAATATTGATGTAAAATTTGAGCTTGGGAATATGACTTGTGTTACCGGAGTTTCGGGTTCGGGAAAAAGTACTTTGATCAATGAAATACTATTCAAAGCTTTAAGAAAAAAACTTTTGGGTTCCGTAGAAAAGTCTGGAAAACATAAGGAAATAAAAGGCTGGGAAAATCTTGATAAGATAATAGATATAGACCAGTCTCCTATAGGACGTACGCCGAGATCCAATCCTGCTACTTATACAGGAATGTTTGATCTTATAAGAGATGTTTTTGCTTCGACAAATGAAGCAAAAATGAGAGGTTATAAAAAAGGTCGTTTCAGCTTTAATGTAAAAGGCGGAAGATGTGAGCACTGTAAAGGTGACGGTATTATCAAAATAGAAATGCATTTTCTTCCCGATGTGTATGTTCCTTGTGAGGTTTGCAAAGGTCATAGATATAACGATGAAACACTTCAAATTAAATATAAGGGAAAGAATATTTCGGAGGTACTGGATATGAGTGTCGAAGAAGCTTTGACGTTCTTTGAAAATATTCCATCCATTAAATCCAAAGTACAGACTTTATATGATGTTGGGCTTGGATATATCAAACTCGGACAGCCTTCTACTACTCTTTCCGGAGGAGAGGCTCAAAGGATTAAGCTTGCAACTTATCTGTCAAAAAGACAAACAGGCAAAACTTTGTATATTTTGGACGAACCTACCACAGGGCTTCATATGGAAGATGTTAAGAAACTACTCGAAGTCCTTTACAGACTCAGAGAGGGCGGAAATACAATCCTAATAATAGAACATAATCTTGATGTTATAAAATGTGCGGATTATCTGATCGATTTAGGTCCCGAAGGAGGAGATGGAGGCGGAACTGTGATTGCTACGGGTACTCCGGAAGAGGTAGCAAAAGTCAAAGAAAGCTATACCGGACAGTTTTTAAAGAAAATATTATAA
- a CDS encoding competence/damage-inducible protein A — protein MKATILCIGDEVLCGDVLNSNGTFFAKELTEIGIEVVKHVVVSDDEDMVEGAFNDAVNISDLIITTGGLGPTLDDMTKEAIAKVTGRPLEENAEARHHVETYFKNKEKDFVLTPNNFRQALFPKGAKILSNDRGTAPGALLEIDDKMIIMLPGPPRENTHMYNKHIKEYLMNKLNKFFAVKDYMTAGIGESEIEYRMRDLLPDLDGVNVNTYFNDSGVKVKAVSKADNLKHAVENLDKIDDIIMNNFKEYIYSVKGETLPQKFVALLKSMGLTFSCAESCTGGLLASYLTEIPGVSEVFMGSAVTYTNEIKHSLLGVKNETLKKYGAVSSQCVEEMALGCAERFNSDVAISISGIAGPDGGTPEKPVGTVYMGFYYKGEVTYTKYNITGERKRVQMRSAYYSLNNMLKIMQ, from the coding sequence ATGAAAGCAACAATACTTTGTATAGGTGATGAAGTTTTATGCGGAGATGTTTTGAATTCTAACGGAACTTTTTTTGCAAAAGAACTCACGGAAATAGGAATAGAAGTTGTAAAGCATGTAGTAGTCAGTGATGATGAAGATATGGTGGAGGGTGCATTTAATGATGCGGTAAATATAAGTGATTTGATTATTACTACAGGAGGTCTGGGACCTACTCTTGACGATATGACAAAAGAGGCGATAGCTAAAGTTACAGGAAGACCTTTGGAAGAAAATGCGGAAGCCAGACATCATGTCGAAACTTATTTTAAAAATAAGGAAAAGGATTTTGTTTTAACTCCAAATAATTTCAGGCAGGCATTATTTCCAAAAGGAGCAAAGATATTGAGTAATGACAGAGGAACGGCACCGGGAGCACTTCTTGAAATTGACGATAAAATGATTATAATGCTTCCCGGACCTCCAAGGGAAAATACTCATATGTACAACAAACATATCAAGGAATATTTGATGAATAAATTAAATAAATTCTTTGCCGTAAAAGACTATATGACTGCGGGAATAGGAGAGTCTGAAATAGAGTACAGAATGAGAGATTTGCTTCCGGATTTAGACGGGGTCAATGTAAATACATATTTTAATGATAGCGGTGTTAAAGTAAAAGCGGTATCAAAGGCCGATAATTTAAAACATGCCGTTGAAAATCTGGATAAAATAGATGATATTATAATGAACAACTTTAAAGAATATATCTATTCGGTTAAAGGAGAAACTTTGCCTCAAAAATTTGTTGCCTTGCTTAAAAGTATGGGGCTTACATTTTCTTGTGCGGAGTCCTGTACGGGCGGGCTTCTTGCAAGTTATTTAACGGAAATCCCAGGGGTAAGCGAAGTATTCATGGGCAGTGCCGTTACCTATACCAATGAGATAAAGCATTCTCTTTTGGGAGTTAAAAACGAAACCTTGAAGAAATACGGAGCGGTGAGTTCTCAGTGCGTTGAAGAGATGGCTCTTGGTTGTGCTGAAAGGTTTAATTCCGATGTTGCAATATCCATAAGCGGGATTGCCGGACCGGACGGAGGTACTCCCGAAAAGCCTGTAGGAACGGTTTATATGGGATTTTATTATAAGGGAGAAGTTACTTACACTAAATATAATATAACCGGGGAAAGAAAAAGAGTTCAAATGCGAAGTGCATATTATTCACTTAATAATATGTTAAAAATAATGCAATAA